A window of Komagataeibacter medellinensis NBRC 3288 contains these coding sequences:
- a CDS encoding MlaE family ABC transporter permease, producing MTDTPPIMAGEDAGQVRGMAPPSGPDHTGRLAVLLQRFAPWLAAIGRLMRHQVRFTLLLVGAGWGTLRESLRPNSWRRPVIYEFRATLRQVVSGGFLSIVITATLTGLMVVSQAAYWLGYAGMAQMTGSILVSVLVREIAPILVGIILMGRSGMLSLTEIGMMVLGGEVRGLQARGIDPFLALVMPRTFAFTVGGFTLGMIFAVVSLLMGFVVAHANGAITSSVWTFFFNVLVAMTTWDYLIIPLKFVLVGFFVGLGACISGLTVSSTDTMATIMPRGFARGIMLVLVVNILFMLDF from the coding sequence ATGACGGATACTCCCCCCATCATGGCAGGCGAGGACGCGGGGCAGGTCCGTGGTATGGCTCCGCCATCCGGGCCCGACCACACGGGGCGTCTGGCCGTGCTGCTGCAGCGCTTTGCGCCATGGCTTGCGGCCATCGGGCGCCTGATGCGCCATCAGGTCCGTTTCACGCTGCTGCTGGTTGGCGCGGGATGGGGTACGCTGCGTGAAAGCCTGCGTCCCAATTCATGGCGTCGGCCGGTTATCTATGAATTCCGGGCCACATTGCGGCAGGTGGTCAGTGGCGGATTTCTCAGCATTGTCATCACGGCAACCCTTACCGGGCTTATGGTGGTGTCGCAGGCGGCGTACTGGCTGGGTTATGCCGGCATGGCGCAGATGACAGGGTCCATACTGGTATCCGTGCTGGTGCGTGAAATCGCGCCCATCCTTGTGGGGATCATCCTCATGGGGCGCAGCGGCATGCTGTCGTTGACCGAGATCGGGATGATGGTGCTGGGGGGGGAGGTGCGGGGGCTGCAGGCCCGTGGCATCGATCCTTTCCTGGCGCTGGTCATGCCGCGCACCTTTGCCTTTACGGTGGGCGGTTTCACACTGGGCATGATCTTTGCCGTGGTCTCGCTGCTCATGGGGTTTGTGGTGGCGCATGCCAACGGGGCCATCACCTCCTCGGTATGGACCTTCTTCTTCAATGTCCTTGTTGCCATGACGACGTGGGATTACCTGATCATCCCGCTTAAGTTCGTGCTGGTTGGCTTTTTCGTGGGACTTGGCGCGTGCATCTCGGGCCTGACCGTCAGCAGCACTGATACGATGGCCACCATCATGCCGCGCGGCTTTGCGCGGGGCATCATGCTGGTGCTTGTGGTCAACATCCTCTTCATGCTGGATTTCTGA
- a CDS encoding P-loop NTPase family protein, which translates to MTANAPLLELRDVMPSFEESGLMPAPYNLRIMPGECAVIDCRDVERAALFADLCTGMISLTQGSVKFMGLDWSALHDRQLNALRGRIGRISRHGGWLDMFGTHLNIMLPHLYHTTDPFEHVVQHATELGHRFGLPGLPISAPDRLSAADLARAACVRAFMGRPALLVLEDISDMLPEETVLPFLEMLTTARDRGCGVLWLVRSAAAWRDYRKAVNIHMRLLDEGLFSMRVV; encoded by the coding sequence ATGACAGCAAACGCCCCCCTGCTGGAACTGCGTGATGTCATGCCCTCGTTCGAGGAAAGCGGCCTTATGCCCGCGCCCTACAACCTGCGGATCATGCCCGGTGAATGCGCGGTCATAGACTGTCGTGATGTGGAGCGTGCCGCCCTGTTCGCCGATCTGTGCACAGGCATGATCTCGCTTACGCAGGGGAGCGTGAAGTTCATGGGGCTGGACTGGAGCGCATTGCACGACAGGCAGCTCAATGCGCTGCGCGGGCGGATCGGGCGTATTTCGCGCCATGGCGGCTGGCTGGACATGTTTGGCACGCATCTCAACATCATGCTGCCGCATCTGTATCATACCACTGACCCGTTCGAGCATGTGGTGCAGCATGCGACCGAACTGGGGCACAGGTTTGGCCTGCCGGGCCTGCCCATTTCGGCACCGGACCGGCTTTCGGCGGCGGATCTGGCGCGTGCGGCCTGTGTGCGGGCCTTCATGGGGCGGCCTGCCCTGCTGGTGCTGGAGGATATATCGGACATGCTGCCCGAAGAGACGGTGCTGCCGTTCCTTGAAATGCTGACCACCGCGCGGGATCGGGGGTGCGGCGTATTATGGCTCGTCCGATCGGCGGCGGCATGGCGTGATTATCGCAA